CAGGGCTCTtgcatcctggagaggctgcaaggttcctgGTTCGACTCCCACAGACCCCGAGCAAgacccgattgctccccagatTGCGCCgcacagcagcagcccgctGCTCCCTgaaggatgggttaaatgcagaggacacatttcattgcaaTGCatattgcaatgacaataaagataattattCTAAAAATCAAATGGTGATTCTTTATAAATGACAAATTCCTACAGCAGATATTTATCCAAAATTACAAGTTTTTTCTCAAGGTCGTGTAACGATTGCGGCTCtaattgggttttatttagctgggCCGAGGGCCAGACTCATCCACTGCGATGATAAACAGGGGCTGGTTCTGGAGGTGGTCCTAAACTGGTTCCATAAAAACCCAGTTAGGACTCAGCTCGGTTTCCACAGCCAGAGACGCAGCTTGGAGCCACGCTTTCCAGCCTGACCCTGCTTCGTACTTCACCAccttctccctgacccgtctacTGGGCTCCAGGGGTCTCTGCTGATTTGGCAACTTCTGAAGGCCGTCAGTGGGCCTTCCTCTACTGATAGGAGAgtaaagacagaagaaaaacaaaagtcctTTCACGACTTTAACTTGctccatcacacaaaatcccTTCAAAATACTTATATGCTTGAAGTTGTGAATGGACAAACTGGGAAAAAGTTCACATAGTTTGTGTAATTCTCCAACATGTTATCCATCCTGAAGGGACTGGGTGGTCCTAAAAAGGCTGCTTACTTctctggaatgtttttttttttccagctggaAAACTAAATTCCCACTTTAAGCCTCCAAGGAGATGCAACACTCCTTTCATCTGAAGCTCTTTGCAGTGAAAAGGTCAGGAAAGGGAGCACAGACTGTGATACAAGACGGGTTTCTGTCAAACAGCCCATCGGTTGTTAGACAGCATCAAGAAGACCATTTTAAAACCCACTTATCAAAAAGAGTTATTTACATAAGTTAAAACCGTGGCTGGGTGGGTACTTACAAAATAAGAGACTGATTTTTATCATAAAGTTTATTCAACAAACGCACGTCTAACGCAACAATTACACTTATTTGtaatgtacataaaaaaaaaaacacatggcgacaatgaaaatataaaactgtgGTCGGGGGCTTTTAGTCTCTGGTAAAtcctgtttggaaaaaaaaaaccttcatgtTCCTCGGAGCGCCGTGTCTCTGTGACGCGAGGCGTAGCTGAAAAAGTCGGCCGTCAACCGGCCAAAGCCGGCGACCGGTCTCTTCAGACTCGTCTTTCCGCGCTGATCTGAGGTCGATCCCTGTCACCGGGGCCGGCCCGTTCCTCCCGGGAGAAGCGGATGAGGAATCTGCTGGCCAGCTGCAGGTTCCACTGGTGCCTGGAGAGGATCTTCACGCAGTCGTCCACGGAGCAGAGGCTGAGCGAATAAAGCTGCTCGATCTGAGGAGAAGGGGAAAACAAGAATAGAGAAAACCTAAATCTTGACGTTGTCACACGGATTTTATGAGTGGGGTTCTCCGGTGGCAGTATTAGTATTCAGCGTCTAACTAAGAACCTTTAAAGAGACAAATAGTGGGTGTTGAGCTCAAGGTAGCTCCATCATCAGCAGTGGCAGCTTTTAAATGAGACATATCAGGGCAGATGCTTATATTTCTACAGACAGCCGTTAGCTCAGGTTACCCCTGAGAAACTGAGAGCGACCCTCCTCAATTAAATCGTAACAAGTCAGAAAGCTGGTGGTCATTCGCTCTAAAATCTCTAGCGGTTAGATGAGCCCTACCCTCCATTCCTGCAGAAgctggagagtttttttttttgtaaatgctcGGTGGAAAAATCCACCAGAATCCTGCGCTAAAACTAGATCCACAAACTAGCATGCATGCTGTAACACAATGtaaggaaacaaaaagcacCTAACCCGCAAAACtggaaaaacacattaattatGGAGAGAAATGGCCGCCGTAGCCTGGGAGATGTAGCCTCTGTGCCGAGGCGACTCCCACAATCCCCCCCCGCTCTCAACCTGCCTGCTGCCTAAaacatgataacatgttctCAGGGATCTAATCTCTGCTTCACGGGCTCACCTGATTACAAACTGAAGCCACTTCAGACAGAATGTCTCTTCAGGGTTCTGTCTGTGACGTAAAACCAGTGTTTGACGTATTGAAGGTTTGCTGTTAAATCATAACTAAACAATAAAATCCATACACTCCTTCACAAATGGCACCAAACAAAACCCGGCTTGTCTGGCTTCTTAGTGGAACAAAGCTAAAGAAAACTTAAACGTTCAGGtttatcatattttatttaagatttctGTGTTTAAGATGAACAACCCAGCACCGAGGTGTGGGCGATTGCCAagctttgatttgagcaggtttaTTCAGAAGGGAAAAGATACCGTCCTTTAAAGATCCGTTTAAAGTACCtaaacactttcttttttttgtttacacgGGATTTTAGGAAGTTTTTCTGGGATATAAATGTGATGCAATATAACGTCCATTTCTATTTCCTCCTCTTAAAAATTGGAAAGGTAAGATAAcatgccacactgcaaaaacggatctaaaaataagtaaaatgttcttaaagttagtgtatttgtccttgatttgagcaggtaaataagattatttgccaatggaatgagtattttgacccctaaaataagataattagacatcctgcacttgaaataaggtgatagAGATGAggtgttcctattttaagtgcaacaatcttattccatttggcaaatcatcttatttacctgctcaaatcaaggacaaatacactaacttaaGTACAAGAACATTGTACTTATTTTatgttccgtttttgcagtgcagtcacCTAAGCCAGAGGAAAGCTCATTTAGGTGCagcctttttatttaattactgaCATTACAGGGCAATTCTTGcctgcttttaacatttttatcatgCTTGAGCTGCTTTACTGTGCCTGTAAATGGTCCCTTGTAGAAGTCtttattgaattgaactgaactgaaagaGCAACAATTACAGGCCGTCTAGCTGTCAACTCGTTGTTTGGGGATATTGccaggaagaaaaataataaaaaataaagaaataaaaacatttttgtctccTACTGTTACAAATATAACCATACAAAGTTCTCTAAACATTATTTAGACTAACCGGAACCGTGCGCATCAACGGCACCAAGAAGGGTGTGACATAAAGCTGCAGGTGGGTCCGGTGTGAAGCACGCCATGCCCGTTGTTATTTACGGAGGAGGACCTGAGGTGCAGCGCGGCCAAAGGTCATGGGAAGTTCCTCTGAGAGCAGGATATCATAAAGTCTATGAGACACCGGGAAGCTTTAAACAGAACAACCTGTTGGCCTCTGACAGACAGCTGAGGCGTTGCAGTCGTTTACTGGGAGAACAGGGTGAGCTTAAGAGGAGAGAGCCCAGGACTCGGGGAGGTCCTCCTCCCTGCAGCTCCAGCCTTGTGAAATGGTATAGAAACAACGTATGAACGGCGGCGGTACCAATAATTGAGCCTCTGGCGATCTTCTTGAAAACATTTCTCTCTAAAAGATGGGATTTATCTCCCCTTGGACGAATTTACTCCAGTTAAAAGCTGGATTTTGCTGTGTGAGATCACACTGATGATAATATGATGACGCTAATGATACAAATAACACGTTATTGTCCCTTAGACAGGACATTTTTTGagccaatctgtataatctgattaaatttgactttggaaaatgcctcgagatgacatgtttcatgaattggcgctatttaaaggcatactatgcaacatttttcagttaattaatgtgttccataccgttttggatgattaaatgagtcatttcaggtcgaacaaaggttttctcggccgccctggtggtctgtgggggaaataccgcacttgcgcAGGAGCCCTctgcccgcacccacaggctcagtagtctcgtgcaaaaccgcgagagtcggtcttgctttacggcgagaactccatgtgtttttgccctgccattcactatatgcacgcgcgaaagcaacaacaaagaaccgcgtgttaacgtcaaataaacatgctaGCATATCGAGTTCtattattcttcttcttcttcttttttttttttttttttttttggaatgttgccGAGGCGGTAGCGCGGCCACGCTACTGCGGCGGCCGCCtcaccaagatagcgctgcgggaaaccctgatattcataccttcactgtgttagtcattgtttgtactgccgtttttttaacttttcgttgcgttcacctgtctgctaagctcaaaacaaccgcgcctgggttaacggagaaaccagaacagctgagcatctttacgacagtgcacttttactgttgccctctggggggagcctcgctggaaaatcaaccccggttgcgtagtatacctttaaataaaactgcattGAAAATTGAATGGAATTGTATTTTATATGTACACCCAGTTTAGTACTCGTCTGCGTTGTTTGTGCAAACACCCTCCAGTCCCACCTTGAGTTGCTGCTCCGCCCGTACGGGGTTCCAGTCGTTACTCTGAAGCGCCGTTTGCACCTCGTCGATGGTCACGCCGTGCACCGCCTCCATCACCTGAGCGGGACCGCAAACAGCTTTTACATTCACCCGCCCAGCTTTGGTTTAGTGGGGGGAGGGGTCAGGACGTGATCTCCTACCTGAGCGATCAGGTTCTCCTTTGGGGAGGATTTCTCTCTGTCCCTCACTTTTTCCCTCGGGTCGTCATCCAGCTGCGGGGTGGAACGCGTAAGCTGGGCCATTTTCCCCAGGTTGGACCCGGCCAGACCCTGCTGGAGGACCTGAGGGGGAGGCTGTGGCTGCGGCGCCGGGGGGTACAGCGCCGTTTGTTGAGGCCACGAGGGGCCCGGGGGCGGCTGAACCATGGGCTTCCTCTGAGCCTTCACGTTCAAGCGTTTGAGGTTGGGGAGAGGCGGCCGAGGAGGGGGGGCGAGGCCGGCCTCGCTGAAGCGCCGCGGGTCCTGCGGGGCCATCATGCTGCGAGCGACCACGGCAGTAGGCAGGGGCCTGCCGTGCTGATCCACCCTGAAAGCCTGAGGGCGGGGACGAGGCCCACTCAGGACCGACTCCAGGCTCTGAGACATAGCTGGAAGgacagaaaaatacattttcagcaaAACAGCTGAGTTTTGTTGAAAGAAGAGCAGATTTCTCACTGAAAGCAAAGATTATTTATGGTGAATGGACTTAATTATTGTTGCTCTGTTCTGGCCATAGTGACCATTCACAGTTACCCTATGGAGCCGTATTCACCCAGTCACACTCACAAACACATACaaaggcaacttggggttaagtgccttgcccaggggcacattgacatgtggcagGAGTGAGCTGGTATAGATCTGccacaacattttaaacataaaacgAAGATTAGATAGCTGGTTTTGCAGCAAGCTGACTGGTGACGACTTCTAACAAAGCCTGTTTcacctggttttgttttttaaaccaaagaCAAAGTACTGAATAcaaccagcagggggcagcgtGGCTTAATGTAACAAGGCTATGCCTACTCTACAGGTGTATCGTTTCTTTTATAACCATCAGATATGGAGAACATAAACAAAAGCATAATtaaagagttttgtttttttttaccaaatattCGGTTTTATACATAACCATTCCTTTTAAATAACCGCTAGAATAAGAAGTTTGCAGTAAATGCCAGTTTCTGAACGTAAAGTGTTGGATTCACCTTTTAAATGTGGCGGCTTATTTTCAGCTCTTACCTGCCATTTTCATCAGATTGGTTCCCTCCCGCTCCCTGCCAGGGGGTgacctcctgctgctgcagacGTGAGAACAGGAAACACATTAACCCGGCGGCCATGAGCTACAGCCACCTCCATGTTTGCTGACGCCCctgataaagatgtgtaaaaagcctggAGATAAACTCGTTCGTCTGCATTAGCTTAAAAGCATCTGgaaaaatccaacttttaatTTGGGCGCATTTAtttagtgggggggggggggggttgagctCATAGACATCATTTACATAGACGCGTCGTCTATGTAAATGCGCAGTTTGGCACGTCAacatcaccgccatattgtatgtggcagaaaaaagttaagttctgttgtagtgtatgtatgtatgtatgtatatgtgtgtgtatatatatttgtgtgtgtatatgtgtatgtgttatgaatataagcaTCAATttcttaaatctaaacattgtggtcttcattatttcataaaaccgtgtcaggtgaaactttaggaacagactttttgggggagtattaaagacgtaaaattactaatatgagaaaaaaagacctaggacaataaagtaaaaaaacaaacaaaaaaaaaccaaaaaaaaaaaaacccacaaaagtggtaatgttatgagacaaacgtcatattatgagaattaacatttccagaatagtcacagtttgcagaattatttctctcctggagtaatagggccaggttagattattttaattatttttattctttacgagaataaattgaggagaatgaagctaaagggacacgaaaataaacttgtaatattacaaaaataaaaatattacgaatacaaagtatattcagagattaaagtccctctgatactgtttaagtgactgagtaactgcagatttgccacaatcaacatggcggacgctctgatgcatcgcagcataggcagaacccgcccaatgacgcgtctacttaTGTCTATGGTTGAGCTGGAGATCTTCTACCATGCTAAGCAGACGATACGAGAGGCTGTTTCAGAAATTCATGTCATGTCAGTATGTATTGCTCTAATTACAGATGACGATCTACAGCCTGTAGCCCGCCTCCTGTGGCTATTCGCTGTATCGTGAATAACGAATATTAGGTTTTTATGCGTTAAGTTCTCTTGTCTTTCAGTTTTTGAAGAGTGGCTAACGGGGACAGGACTCTGTTAATACCCCAGGTCCACAGGAAGTCGGAATAAAGTGaaaaagttagattttcttCACTCATTTCAGATTCAGATTCGTTACACTTAGGGtgaaaaaagcatttgattCTTGTAATCTTGCAGATATGAAATTCCCAAAATAGGATCTCTTCCTCCCGTTTCCGCCGTGAATAAATGTACTGAAGTTAAAGGTTAGACATTCCTAATATTTCTGCCACTGCAATAAACTCTTATTTATAAggcttttaaaacatgtttaccaggggtgccaatacatataaagtgtacttCGTGTTGACTTACCACAGGTCAAAGATCATTGCGTTGCTGAactcaataaaaaacaataaagctcCCTGTCTCAGAATGCAAGGGCAGCAAAAGCATAGAAACTTTTTgaaaaatcatcaaaaaaatcagtttttattcacTGGTTGTTTattctgacagaaaaaaagaacaaacagcaAACGCTGTGAAATCTGAAATGTTGCGGAGTTAAACACGGACCGAGCCGTTTTGGAGTAAGGAGGTAATCAAACTCAGAGTCATTATTGGAGCTACTTTTTACCTAAAATTTGCTCTAACAGGGTAACTAATGAGTCACATTACTGCCGGGCAAGTTTCTTTATCACACTAGACGGTTGGCTCAACACGCAGCGGGCACCGAGATAAATCAGTTCAGTTTTGCTAGATTACGGCAGAAATGAGGAAACGAAGCGACACTCACTCTTCCAGCCTCTCAGGCGTTCCCCAGCTGCGGTCAGGGTGGATATCTCCATGGCCCGTGTGTTGCAGGCTGCCTTTCAACGGTGGTGAGATGATGGCAACGCCAGCAGTCAGCGCGTTGGAGGTAGTGGTGACGGGCACGGTTAGGATGGATGGAAACCAGCCGACGGCCAGCGTCCTCTGGTTCTGCCCACGCCATTCGCTCATCTCCAGCCTGCGCACACACAGAGACGGGGAGGACGTTTGGTCAAAGACAAGCCGCTTTAAGTGAACCTCGGTGACCAACAGATGAAAATTATCCCAGAGAACTCATAGTCAATGTTTTTAGGTAATGCGCTACCATTCAATACAGAAATGTGCGTGATAGTCTTAACCCCTTTACTGGAAAGTAATAAAACGTGGCTTCAGCTTGTGGAAAAAGTTAGACAGGAGTGCAATTAATACTTtatatctgcagctcctacaaaTTGTATGaaagagctgaaaaaaaaaacaacaacatcctaAAGCATTGTAGAACCATAAAAGCTCCAATGGAGATTTACATGCCCTGCTCCAAGGACTGTCTCATTCGGACCGTAAACCAAGCCTGATTATAaagcgcattaaatattcttcccaagtgtgtaatatcactccgcccctccgcgtactcagctctctcctgagagggagagcaatccgtctctgtcgggaaggcagagtagttggacgacactgctctgtttctaacataaggccacgataaactaacctgactctcgccagctgtatgtcgctccgcctagcttcactcacatacatctgggacatctcccatagaaagtgatttctccaaccaattttatggtctggccaaacaggacgcagggctggagtttcatagatgtgacgtagtggagaagcgactgTGACGTCAGACTGTTTTGACatcaatggcggctcgtcgaagaagcaagcgttaacattgatgctgctatttcttccatgttgtccaatctacctaatattgtttcattaaaagaacatcagagaacgcctctgaaggcttttgttggtggaaaccatgttttcgcccttctcccgaccggatttggcaagttttgttttccggggcgcgtccatGGCGGACGCGGACACGCCctggagcggttagcgcgaacctattaggaggcctttagtcctcaacgtggtcggcccgggatcgactccgaccggcggcgctttgccgcctgtctttccccctcttcctgtcagctcactgacaataaaacgcgtgccactagagccacaaacacataatttttttttttttcctgcgtcgctctcacagcgtcacgggttagcttcggtgtgagtggttgaaatagcacgtcgatgaagatgacagacaagtggcttatccaatcatatgcaagaatttttgataaggcccagccttcaaaacaggcaattcctatggagaggtcccagatggatgtaagtggagctaggcggagcgacatacagctagtgagagtcaggttaacaataaactgaactttacaTCAAATTAACTTACtgggtttattgttgctagcgcgtactgttgcctacattcagatggtaaaatgtgtgattagctagctgagcactgAGAGCCGTTTCTCTTCCAGCagactcccacctgtcagtaagagcagagagggactgtgatgctgggCGTCCTTGCAACTGCACCGGAGCAGCTCAGTGCATCAAGTTTGGGGTTACATAAAATAGTtcaatgtaaagacttcttgcctctgAGAAGTTCGTACTGTGACATGAAGCTGTACGCGCAGTGTCCACGCAGAGCCCGCCGAGTGAgctacgcccgagtatgtgggggcctttacatgaatgcaattctagtttagacattacagtcaggcagtcttgtagacagctcagagGTCCGAtaaggtagtgacacagtgtaccgtaacgcacaccggattataaggcgcaccgtcAATTTTTTGAGAaagtttaaggattttaagtgcgccttttacatgcgccttatagtccgagaAATACAGTAGCTGTTTGCCGACTTGCCCAAGCCACCGCTTCCCTCCGTTTCTCTAAACTGGGATCATTAGCTGCTGTGTAACCACAAGCTAGACACCGACTGCTCAtaccatttccttttttattttgttttccacaaaaataaaaaaggaaataaaccaAATTGAAGGTAAATCTTTGGTTTCTAGTACCTTATGTTAAGTCATTTTAGTGAAAAGGTAAAGTCCAGGGCTTaattaaaggttttaaagacaaaaatcagTTTACTAAACATTGAATGAGAGAAATAAATGCATGACAGCAacttgagaaagaaaaaaacttgattACAGATGCATCATTGGCCATCTACGACAAGGACGGAGCCAAAGCTGCTCTACTTGTTCAGCAAACAAAGCTGAATGCATTCGAGGACTCTGAGATTACGGCTGGAATGCGTTTTTTGGAGCAAACGCTGAATCAAACCCCCTCCTTCTCTACACAACAAAGCCTGACTGTGTCatctgaaggttttttttttctttctaatccCACTCTTCTCCCTCTCTCACTCACCCGTGGTCAATCACAGTCACAATGTCGTTTGGCGCAAGAAGGAGTTTTCTGGGCTCTGCAAAGTCTCTTGTCGCTTGGACCAGCAATGGTTTGGTCTGggaatgaaaaggaaaatatcAAAGGTGACGTCCGACTAAAACTAATGCAGCGTTTTCATATGCCGACTGGGTTATCTGGCCAAAAATAGACTTTATCACGGAGACCAATAAAAGCGTCAAACCTCTCCCAGCATTGTCATGAGCTCGGCAAAGCTGGGCCTGTCACCGGCGTTGAGGGCCCAGCACTTCCTCATGATGGCGTACAGCTCCTGAGGACAATCTGGCGGTTTCTCCAGTCGCTCGCCATCTTGTTCCACACGCCACAAAAtctggaccaaaaaaaaaaaaaattaaatagtacGTTTGCTGTGATACCAAAATGCTGAGTCAtaggtgtttaaaaaaaaaacagcgtacGGGTGGAGACGCGCATTCCAGACGTGTCAACGAGTGCGTTAGTCGGCacagtttaaaaacatcaaaacaacatTGGGATGGCGGCTCAAGCCCGTACCTGTCTCCCCGAGAGACCGAACCAAGGCTCCTCGCAGTAGCTGAACATCTCCCACATGGTGATGCCAAACATCCAGACGTCAGAGGCATGGGAGAAGGAGCCGAC
The DNA window shown above is from Fundulus heteroclitus isolate FHET01 chromosome 14, MU-UCD_Fhet_4.1, whole genome shotgun sequence and carries:
- the tnk1 gene encoding non-receptor tyrosine-protein kinase TNK1; translation: MLMDQDTEWLYQLLAEVQLEKFYVRVRDGLNITRLEHFNYVKESDLEQIGISKPAQRRLWEALKRYKTASRTRSSWISKAFSSRGSEGGEPSAAGGPVYPESAVRASPRLIQDGELILGEKLGSGAFGVVRKGEWTTPTGKVLPVAVKSMRSSMSRHNDTLTDFLQEVTTMQSLDHPNIIRLYGVVLTQPLKMVTELAPFGSLYDTLRARQCEYPLLRLCLFAGQIAAGMDYLETRRFIHRDLAARNVLLSSREVVKIGDFGLMRGLSQEKDHYIMGAHKRIPFAWCAPESLRVGSFSHASDVWMFGITMWEMFSYCEEPWFGLSGRQILWRVEQDGERLEKPPDCPQELYAIMRKCWALNAGDRPSFAELMTMLGETKPLLVQATRDFAEPRKLLLAPNDIVTVIDHGLEMSEWRGQNQRTLAVGWFPSILTVPVTTTSNALTAGVAIISPPLKGSLQHTGHGDIHPDRSWGTPERLEDSRRSPPGREREGTNLMKMAAMSQSLESVLSGPRPRPQAFRVDQHGRPLPTAVVARSMMAPQDPRRFSEAGLAPPPRPPLPNLKRLNVKAQRKPMVQPPPGPSWPQQTALYPPAPQPQPPPQVLQQGLAGSNLGKMAQLTRSTPQLDDDPREKVRDREKSSPKENLIAQVMEAVHGVTIDEVQTALQSNDWNPVRAEQQLKIEQLYSLSLCSVDDCVKILSRHQWNLQLASRFLIRFSREERAGPGDRDRPQISAERRV